A region of the Anolis carolinensis isolate JA03-04 chromosome 1, rAnoCar3.1.pri, whole genome shotgun sequence genome:
tctaatccgaaggggactcaaggcggcttacatgtggcaattattcaatgccttaatacatacaaaattaattttaaattagattggattaaaaattaatacacattaacatttaaaacattcaatattaaaatcacaccatctaaAAATCGTAGTCTCAGGCCGctccatagtcattgcacatgtACCGAATCCAATTATTGCACTAAgctattctccaaaagcctgatcccagagccaggtttttacttttcttctgaaggctaggagggagggggctgatctaatgttgctagggagggagttccccagccgagggggccaccactgagaaggcccagtctctcgtccctgccagctgCGCTTGCAAAgtaggcgggaccaagagcagggcctccccagatgatcttaatctctgaggtagttcatagagggagaaatgttcagacaggtaagctgggccggaaccgtctaggctttataggctaaagccagcactttgaattgtgcccggaagcaaactggcagccagtggagctgacgcagcagggcagttgtgtgctccctgtatgtaGCTCCAGTGAGCATTCTGGCTGCTGCTCGcaggaccaattgaagcttccgaacaccccacgtagagtgcattgcagtagtctatacgggatgtaacaagagcatggaccaccgtggccaagccaGACTTCCCAAGATATGGGCAAAGAAATAGAAATCAACTGTGACATTTAACTAGCaagttggaatatatatatatatatatatatatatatatatatatatatatatatatatttcctttgtcTATGTTTGTTAATTCATTTTAGTTGTAATGTGTAGTTAGTTGTTTAAATTTGTATTGTTATGTGTTTATATTTTAGCCTAGTATCCTGTTTTACAACAAGAAAATTCTGTGTTCATAAAAGTATGGAAAAATACACACTCAAGGGTTTATCTATTCTGATTTTATTAAATCTGGGACCAGATCAAAATcaatttgtgttttatattttgatCTAAGAATATAATCTAGTTCATTTCTCAGACACAAGacatacgacctcatcagacagactTAAAATTGGCGGCATATGCTGGTTCCTCTTCATTTGCCCCACGGAGCCTGCCTGCTTCTATCCCACAATGtagagctacttctggcagggctctgtggcaCAAATGGAGAGGAACCGACATTTACAGGGGCATCACAGGGGGCATCCCATGTTCCATAgggatcaatggggggaagctgcatgGTGGATGCTTCCCTCTGGGAGATAGGGTTTGGGATAAATCGGGTGATGTGGGATGTagggtgacaggttccccacaTGATCCATAGCAATTCCGGTggccaatgtgataaggttgatAGTTGTCTACTCTTATTAACCCTGATATGTAACAGCACAGAGCTGTCAGAGAATGTATGCATAATTAAAATGGTGTATATGGAATAccatcaacaaatttgacagccattcaaacacTGGATGTCAACAATATTTATCAGATCTATTCACACGAGATTGTGCTGGTATACCAGACAAcatttgtcagagtatttgcagtgcagcagtagttggatggaagcagtggagcacagaacaaagagacactcagagacgttggtaaaactatttacaaagttttactgaatcaacacaaacagacttgcagatgacagatgaacacaggactcaaactctaggcagacagaactcaactcctaGGCAGACAGATCTCGACTGAATCAGTTTGCACACACAcctgtgtctggacactccccagttccagccacacatccaggtcatcatagcttcttggcaattaactctttccacactatggtacaatctggattatgcaatcagttgcaatacaagcatggcacaaattgtatttaaacactgtcaatacacaaatcccaccttAACAACATTCTGGTCTCTTATGTATCAGAGTGTTGTGGATTGCTCCtctgattctgagggagaaggaggacaggTGGTTGAAGAGGCAGCACTTGGGTATTTGGGGTTAACTgatgagaaagaagaggaaggaggagagatggCAGATATGGTAGAGATCCCTACTTTTCTGGAGTgatgaagggagaaagaaggcaaaAGGAGGTCAGCTAGGCTAGCAGAGAAAACTCTGAACAATTAGACCTTGCCCTAGGGTCAGCTGTGCTGGgaagctcagggctataaattagtaCCAAGGTCAAGGGCCAATGCTGGCTGCAGCCATCTTACTTTCAAGATGGAGTCTGTTACCAGCACCATGTCCAGCGTGGAATCTCTGAAGCCTTCTGTTGTTTGCAACTCGTAAGCCTGTATATCAAAGGTTTATTTGTTGTCTGTGAAGACTTCTGTTTTACATTTGCTTGAAGACCGTGCAATATCATTGAGATTCGtactttctgttttctaaattgCATTATCCTTATTTCTTCTGAAGTAAagccttttttatttgctttcacttgtgtctaaggctgtttctggcatagaactggacacagaggCTACATGGGAAGCCACTTCTTAGCCATAGCCAAGGTAGCAGTAAAGGAATTGGAAATATTATTTGTGAACAGTGAATCCTTGTGATCTTTGAAAATAACATAATCTAAGATTACaaagaatttttttctttttccccccagGATTTCATATCAACAACGAATTGTATAAAAATGCTTGTATCCAAAAGACTGATTCTCTTTTTGATGATGGCTAGCTTCCAGTGGACCAGAAATAATTGTCTTGGTGTAAATCATTCCACACTTTCTATACACAGCTTAAATAGCACCACTATGAATTCATCCACATTTATTGCAACTTCTGGCATAACTCCATCTATAACTCTTACATCACCAACAGCCACTACTGAGAATATAACAAAAAATACAGGGATGCAAAATAACACTCAAAGTAATGGCATAAATTCAACATCTATGCATAAACTGAATTTTACGAAAGGTGTCAATCACTCTTCTGTAAGTATCAATAGAACACCACCTCCATCAGATGTGCCCACAACCAGCAATTATTTGTCAACAATACTCCCTAAAAGTGTTGAAGCCACAACTCATGCGACATCAACAGAAACCAGATCAAACACCACAGCATCCTATAATGGCAATTTTACCTCCATGGTGTCCTCTAACAAAACTCTTGTGCATTACATAACAGTTCATCCCACTAACAATCCTCTGAATACTTCATCTACACTGCTGACAACTAAGAGTACCAGCACTACAACAGACCTATGGTTAACTGCACAAACTACAAGGTGGCAATCCAATTTTACTGATAGTTCTGCAGAAGCAAGAGAACACCAAAAAGGTAATTGGAATTCCTTGTACAGTCTACTGCACAATAGCACCTGCTGCAAAACCATTCCATATTCACAGCATACAGAAAGATCATTGAtacattttagtttattttttaaaatgggtaATTTGAAATATGGGGATTGCTTTTTGGAAGTTAAGCTGTTTATATTGTAGAAAGAAAATATATTGTAGTTCATATTAAAATGACCTGCTCAGCTACAGAGATGATATGTTGAAGCATTTGTTGGTAATGTGAACACTGTTCTAaacaaaattgcattttaatggAATGAAAAGAACATACAAGCTTTTCAGATCATTCAGTCAAAGAAAAATGGCAAGTACTGTGGCATTCAGGGGTTCGTTTCTGTAGGATTAGGATGCCTGCTGTGTCATGTATTTTACTTAATTTGCCAATTTAGTTAATTTATGTCAATAGAATTTGACTTGGGTtttctacacacacatacatatacatatacgcaCACACCCATATACAATTTCCTTTTCTTCAGAAGAAGATTCTACCCCCTGTTCTAAGGCTGCTTCTGTGTTGAGTGTGACTTTCTGAAAGGAGAACTTCTTGTATGTGTAAAGGTTCTCCACACAATTCCATTTGCGTTCACCCACATAATTACATGATTGCTTAACATGCATTTTGTTTTTGACTTTTCCCTTAGAAAATCACACTCATGGAGCAGTTGTATTTGGTGCAATTGTAGGAGGAATGCTAGGATCAGCATTAATTGGCCTAGCTGGGTACTTTATGTGTGCAAAGAGGAAATCTGAATCATTTGGACACCAGAGACTTTATGATGATACAAGGAATGATCCAGGTAATGAAGTATTGGCATGAACTAAAGTGTTATAGCAGGGCGAAAGATCATCCTCCCTGATTTTGTTGGTTTACAGCTCTCAAGATTTTTCACCATTGCCCATATTGGGTAGTGGGAGTTGCAGCTAAACAATATTGAGAAGGTTTCATGATAACAAACCTTGTTTTATATTTCCAATAATAACTGAGATCTTGCATCAAGCAGGTGAAGTGTAATGTTCCAGCCATGCAGTTTCATGTCTcttacacttatttatttatttatttatttattattttacagcatttatattccgcccttctcaccccgaaggggactcagggcggatcacattgtacacataaaggcaaacattcaatgccataacatagaacagagacagagacaagacgcaggcactgggctggcctcgaactcatgacctcttggtcaaagtgatttgttgatttgttgcagctggcttgctttccagcctgcgccacaacccggtccTACAACTTTCAAGCCTAAGAGGGGATAATGTTGCTGTTACTCTGTAACTTTCCAGCGACAAAGGGAGGAAGGAATTCATAAGAAGAAGATGTGGCTGTTCTTGGTTTTGCGGTTCTAAAACAGTGCTTAATTACATTTTAGTTGTCAAGATTTTAAGTAAGGAGAAAgtagaaaaagaaggagaaaagaaggaagcaaaATATGTGTTTAGGCTGCCTTGATAGGTGTATGGTGTTTATAATTAGTGATATCATagttccactctattctgctttggttaaacctcatctggaatattgtgtccagttcttgacACCATAAttcaagctggaacgtgtcctgAGCAGGGtgacaaaatgatcaaaggtctggaagccaagccctatgtggAGTGTTTAAGGGAGGTATATTTAGctgggagaaaagaaggctgagaggagacatgcatagtcatgttcaaatatttgaaaggatatctcattgaggaggggacagggttgttttctgctgctctggaaactagcaaacagagcaatggattcaaattgctaaaaaggagagggagggagggagagagggagggagggagagagagagagagagagagagtctccacctaaacattaggaagaacttccagacagtaagagctgttcagcaatggaatatgctgccttggagcattGTGGAATATCTgtatctggaggtttttaagcagaggccggatggtcatctgtcaggagtgttttgattgtgtgttgccATATGGACTGATGtctcttgtggtcttttccaactttatgattctataattttcaTGTATGTATTCACTGTTGTTTCACATCCATTTCTTCCAAGACACACAGAAACAGTGAATAGGGGAAATTACACAAATCTGTTTCACTACCAATTAATCACTGGTTTAAGCACTACAGTTTTATACATAGTTATGCACAAGAAAAAATGGCCTATAGCTATTTGAAGTTAAGTTTGATTGCTCAGATAtttgaatgtttcaattgcccaccttgattagcattgaatagactttcagcttcaaagcttggctgcttcctgcctgggggaatcctttgttgggatgatttattattattattattattattattattattattattattattattttattatgacacagcaaacaagatagacatgctggatttcgtatcacaaaatcacaagtcggacacttcccaagcatctaggactgtgtgttgtatttttggatgatgcgtgcagatcccagtagggtggccttttgcagttggcagatcatgattttgtcaatgtctattgtttccaaatgctggctgagatcttttggaacggcacccaatgtgccgatcaccactgggaccacctgtactggtttctgccagagtctttgaagttcaatcttgaggtcctgatagtggctgagtttttcctgttgtttttcgtcaatgcgactgtcacctgggatggcgacatcgatgatccaaacctttttcttttccacaactgtgatgtctgtattattattattattattattattattattattattatgctttgctcctgggaaggttcctccgccatggctccctacctatctactttgccacatattttccacattatgtgtatgtctatgtgtgtgtatatatatatatatatacacacacacacacacacacacacacacacatatatatatatatatacaaacacatatgcagggaccatatgtgccatatatatatatcacacatatatattctattcacttctaccttttatttttcagagattggttgggggggggggcaaaaatactgtttgcttacacttgaaaattacctagggctggccctgttcTAACAGAAATAAAATGCTCATAAAAATCAACCACAAATTGTTCCAGGGATATCTAAGCCAAGAAGAAACTAAGATTATAAATTCCAGCAAAGAGATATCCATTGAAACTTTAGTTTATATGCACAGACAAACATTACTTTGTTTTGACCAGGGTCTAGCTTTATGTGATACCGACAGTGGATTAGCAAACAAGGCATGTTATTACTATGCTATGGCCAGCTTTTGATAGTGCATTTGGAA
Encoded here:
- the muc15 gene encoding mucin-15, with protein sequence MLVSKRLILFLMMASFQWTRNNCLGVNHSTLSIHSLNSTTMNSSTFIATSGITPSITLTSPTATTENITKNTGMQNNTQSNGINSTSMHKLNFTKGVNHSSVSINRTPPPSDVPTTSNYLSTILPKSVEATTHATSTETRSNTTASYNGNFTSMVSSNKTLVHYITVHPTNNPLNTSSTLLTTKSTSTTTDLWLTAQTTRWQSNFTDSSAEAREHQKENHTHGAVVFGAIVGGMLGSALIGLAGYFMCAKRKSESFGHQRLYDDTRNDPVLRLDSTPEPFDATLGDLSYYNPTTANETAAQNSKETSYDTIPMDDLTSPHPRA